From Sus scrofa isolate TJ Tabasco breed Duroc unplaced genomic scaffold, Sscrofa11.1 Contig53, whole genome shotgun sequence, the proteins below share one genomic window:
- the LOC110258885 gene encoding LOW QUALITY PROTEIN: olfactory receptor-like protein OLF2 (The sequence of the model RefSeq protein was modified relative to this genomic sequence to represent the inferred CDS: inserted 1 base in 1 codon): MAAENCTMFTEFTFLGLSSRQDVQQGLLVLFLLVYGITVVANLGMILPIQMDPRLHTPMYYFLRNLSFCDVCYSSSVSPKMLADFLSEQKRIPYNLCAVQMYLFGTFADVECLMLXICNPLLYTMAMSKRVCTKLVVIVYVEGLEDSAIHTCCTFRLSFCNTNIIEHFSCDFPPLLALSTSDTTISEIMLLISSCCVVGCSIITVLLSYSYILTTILRMNSAKGRCKAFSNCASHLTAVVVFHGTLLFMYFRPSSSYSMDMDKIVSVFYTVVIPMLNPLVYSLRNKEVNVAPKKTISTKLCAG, translated from the exons ATGGCAGCTGAGAACTGCACCATGTTTACTGAGTTCACGTTCCTGGGACTTTCAAGCAGACAGGATGTGCAGCAGGGGCTCTTAGTGCTCTTCCTGCTGGTTTATGGCATAACTGTGGTGGCCAATCTAGGGATGATCCTGCCGATCCAGATGGACCCCAgactccacacacccatgtactatTTCTTGAGAAATCTGTCCTTCTGTGATGTCTGCTactcctcctctgtctctcccaAGATGCTGGCTGATTTCTTATCTGAGCAAAAGAGGATTCCATACAATTTATGTGCTGTCCAGATGTACCTTTTTGGGACCTTTGCAGATGTGGAATGCCTTATGT GCATTTGCAATCCACTCCTTTATACAATGGCCATGTCCAAGAGAGTCTGTACCAAGCTAGTGGTCATTGTATACGTAGAAGGTTTGGAGGATTCAGCAATCCACACCTGTTGTACATTTCGATTATCCTTTTGCAATACCAATATCATTGAGCACTTTTCCTGTGACTTCCCACCCTTGCTAGCCCTCAGCACCTCAGATACAACCATCAGTGAGATAATGTTGCTCATCTCCAGTTGTTGTGTTGTGGGCTGTAGTATCATCACTGTCCTGCTCTCCTACAGCTACATCCTAACCACCATCCTTAGAATGAACTCAGCCAAGGGGAGATGCAAAGCCTTCTCTAATTGTGCCTCCCACTTAACCGCTGTGGTTGTGTTTCATGGCACACTCCTGTTCATGTATTTCAGACCCAGCTCCAGTTACTCCATGGACATGGACAAAATAGTCTCTGTCTTCTACACAGTGGTCATCCCCATGTTAAACCCACTGGTCTACAGCTTAAGGAATAAGGAAGTGAATGTTGCCCCAAAGAAAACAATCAGTACTAAATTATGTGCTGGATAA